A single genomic interval of Eurosta solidaginis isolate ZX-2024a chromosome 3, ASM4086904v1, whole genome shotgun sequence harbors:
- the LOC137244008 gene encoding WD repeat-containing protein 47 isoform X1 — translation MPMRTTKCGAAETRMGGIEPKRPRFLPVTTLTDVQAVRCAEFHPNGKLYVVGSNSKTFRICKYPQLSDLKKFQEVQQPTVLFKRTKHHKGSIYCTSWSADGALIATGSNDKTVKLMHFNNDETQLEGREIDLTMHDGTIRDLCFLEDSINKSRLLISGGAGNCKIYVTDCASATPYQALSGHSGHILSLYNWGGVMFVSGSQDKTVRFWDLRTNECVNIVAPITLQGSTFGSPVASVCVDPSGRLLVSGHEDSACVLFDIRGNRPIQCFQPHTADIRSIRFSPSAYYLLTCGYDNNIVLTDLQGDLTLPLPSVLVAQHSDKAISARWHPTDFSFLSTSADKTSTLWALPPF, via the exons ATCGAGCCAAAGCGACCAAGATTTTTACCTGTCACCACATTAACAGATGTGCAGGCTGTTCGTTGTGCGGAATTTCATCCAAATGGAAAATTATATGTTGTCGGCTCAAATTCGAAAACTTTTCGAATTTGTAAATATCCACAGTTATCAGATTTAAA aaagttCCAGGAAGTCCAGCAGCCGACTGTTTTATTCAAACGCACAAAACATCATAAAGGCTCAATTTATTGTACTTCATGGTCGGCAGATGGCGCACTAATAGCAACTGGTTCCAATGATAAGACCGTGAAGTTAATGCATTTTAATAACGATGAAACACAATTGGAAGGACGTGAAATAGATCTAACAATGCACGATGGCACAATTAGAGATTTATGCTTTTTGGAAGATTCGATAAATAAATCTCGCTTGCTTATAAGTGGTGGTGCTGGCAATTGTAAAATTTATGTTACTGATTGCGCATCTGCAACACCCTATCAAGCGCTAAGCGGCCACAGTGGACATATACTATCTTTATATAACTGGGGCGGTGTTATGTTCGTTTCAGGATCACAG GACAAAACAGTTCGGTTTTGGGATTTGCGAACTAATGAGTGTGTCAACATAGTTGCACCAATAACATTGCAAGGATCCACATTTGGTTCACCCGTCGCATCAGTTTGCGTGGATCCCTCAGGTCGTTTATTAGTATCTGGTCATGAGGATAGCGCCTGCGTATTATTCGATATACGCGGAAATAGACCAATACAATGCTTCCAACCACACACAGCTGATATACG ATCAATACGTTTTTCTCCATCAGCCTATTATTTACTTACATGTGGATATGATAACAACATTGTACTGACCGATTTGCAAGGCGATCTGACTTTACCCCTCCCATCTGTGTTAGTCGCTCAACACAGCGACAAAGCAATATCAGCACGTTGGCATCCGACTGATTTTTCCTTTTTATCAACATCGGCTGATAAAACATCGACTTTATGGGCATTACCACCCTTTtga
- the LOC137244008 gene encoding WD repeat-containing protein 47 isoform X2, which produces MVQLPQSFSKLDLIRIEPKRPRFLPVTTLTDVQAVRCAEFHPNGKLYVVGSNSKTFRICKYPQLSDLKKFQEVQQPTVLFKRTKHHKGSIYCTSWSADGALIATGSNDKTVKLMHFNNDETQLEGREIDLTMHDGTIRDLCFLEDSINKSRLLISGGAGNCKIYVTDCASATPYQALSGHSGHILSLYNWGGVMFVSGSQDKTVRFWDLRTNECVNIVAPITLQGSTFGSPVASVCVDPSGRLLVSGHEDSACVLFDIRGNRPIQCFQPHTADIRSIRFSPSAYYLLTCGYDNNIVLTDLQGDLTLPLPSVLVAQHSDKAISARWHPTDFSFLSTSADKTSTLWALPPF; this is translated from the exons ATGGTTCAACTACCACAAAGTTTCTCCAAACTGGATTTAATACGG ATCGAGCCAAAGCGACCAAGATTTTTACCTGTCACCACATTAACAGATGTGCAGGCTGTTCGTTGTGCGGAATTTCATCCAAATGGAAAATTATATGTTGTCGGCTCAAATTCGAAAACTTTTCGAATTTGTAAATATCCACAGTTATCAGATTTAAA aaagttCCAGGAAGTCCAGCAGCCGACTGTTTTATTCAAACGCACAAAACATCATAAAGGCTCAATTTATTGTACTTCATGGTCGGCAGATGGCGCACTAATAGCAACTGGTTCCAATGATAAGACCGTGAAGTTAATGCATTTTAATAACGATGAAACACAATTGGAAGGACGTGAAATAGATCTAACAATGCACGATGGCACAATTAGAGATTTATGCTTTTTGGAAGATTCGATAAATAAATCTCGCTTGCTTATAAGTGGTGGTGCTGGCAATTGTAAAATTTATGTTACTGATTGCGCATCTGCAACACCCTATCAAGCGCTAAGCGGCCACAGTGGACATATACTATCTTTATATAACTGGGGCGGTGTTATGTTCGTTTCAGGATCACAG GACAAAACAGTTCGGTTTTGGGATTTGCGAACTAATGAGTGTGTCAACATAGTTGCACCAATAACATTGCAAGGATCCACATTTGGTTCACCCGTCGCATCAGTTTGCGTGGATCCCTCAGGTCGTTTATTAGTATCTGGTCATGAGGATAGCGCCTGCGTATTATTCGATATACGCGGAAATAGACCAATACAATGCTTCCAACCACACACAGCTGATATACG ATCAATACGTTTTTCTCCATCAGCCTATTATTTACTTACATGTGGATATGATAACAACATTGTACTGACCGATTTGCAAGGCGATCTGACTTTACCCCTCCCATCTGTGTTAGTCGCTCAACACAGCGACAAAGCAATATCAGCACGTTGGCATCCGACTGATTTTTCCTTTTTATCAACATCGGCTGATAAAACATCGACTTTATGGGCATTACCACCCTTTtga
- the LOC137244008 gene encoding WD repeat-containing protein 47 isoform X3: MISGKTKSTNDIEPKRPRFLPVTTLTDVQAVRCAEFHPNGKLYVVGSNSKTFRICKYPQLSDLKKFQEVQQPTVLFKRTKHHKGSIYCTSWSADGALIATGSNDKTVKLMHFNNDETQLEGREIDLTMHDGTIRDLCFLEDSINKSRLLISGGAGNCKIYVTDCASATPYQALSGHSGHILSLYNWGGVMFVSGSQDKTVRFWDLRTNECVNIVAPITLQGSTFGSPVASVCVDPSGRLLVSGHEDSACVLFDIRGNRPIQCFQPHTADIRSIRFSPSAYYLLTCGYDNNIVLTDLQGDLTLPLPSVLVAQHSDKAISARWHPTDFSFLSTSADKTSTLWALPPF, encoded by the exons ATGATTTCTGGGAAAACTAAATCAACTAACGAT ATCGAGCCAAAGCGACCAAGATTTTTACCTGTCACCACATTAACAGATGTGCAGGCTGTTCGTTGTGCGGAATTTCATCCAAATGGAAAATTATATGTTGTCGGCTCAAATTCGAAAACTTTTCGAATTTGTAAATATCCACAGTTATCAGATTTAAA aaagttCCAGGAAGTCCAGCAGCCGACTGTTTTATTCAAACGCACAAAACATCATAAAGGCTCAATTTATTGTACTTCATGGTCGGCAGATGGCGCACTAATAGCAACTGGTTCCAATGATAAGACCGTGAAGTTAATGCATTTTAATAACGATGAAACACAATTGGAAGGACGTGAAATAGATCTAACAATGCACGATGGCACAATTAGAGATTTATGCTTTTTGGAAGATTCGATAAATAAATCTCGCTTGCTTATAAGTGGTGGTGCTGGCAATTGTAAAATTTATGTTACTGATTGCGCATCTGCAACACCCTATCAAGCGCTAAGCGGCCACAGTGGACATATACTATCTTTATATAACTGGGGCGGTGTTATGTTCGTTTCAGGATCACAG GACAAAACAGTTCGGTTTTGGGATTTGCGAACTAATGAGTGTGTCAACATAGTTGCACCAATAACATTGCAAGGATCCACATTTGGTTCACCCGTCGCATCAGTTTGCGTGGATCCCTCAGGTCGTTTATTAGTATCTGGTCATGAGGATAGCGCCTGCGTATTATTCGATATACGCGGAAATAGACCAATACAATGCTTCCAACCACACACAGCTGATATACG ATCAATACGTTTTTCTCCATCAGCCTATTATTTACTTACATGTGGATATGATAACAACATTGTACTGACCGATTTGCAAGGCGATCTGACTTTACCCCTCCCATCTGTGTTAGTCGCTCAACACAGCGACAAAGCAATATCAGCACGTTGGCATCCGACTGATTTTTCCTTTTTATCAACATCGGCTGATAAAACATCGACTTTATGGGCATTACCACCCTTTtga